From a single Capsicum annuum cultivar UCD-10X-F1 chromosome 12, UCD10Xv1.1, whole genome shotgun sequence genomic region:
- the LOC107850566 gene encoding wall-associated receptor kinase-like 20: MASSSISTLVLLMLLHTVPAALSARRCADCGSSPVPYPLSTGPDCGDQLYKIRCNSRQLIFDSLNNSYPISSISPESQRLIIQPSPFVSNTSCVTQDISTVGVQLNSSLPFNITGSNTIIYLNCSKELLRSPLNCSSTSLCHTYLNSTSEIGAGACRNAPICCTFRAGGSSTSHMIRVRESGCRAYRSFVNLDWELPVRRWPQTGMELQWVSPPEPVCTGQGDCDSDSTCRPDPNGSGVSRCFCHSGFHWNPVAALCAQDVTCQDRDGCGSDHTALIAGLTSGLGVAVIAAVIGIFVYRRHKRIKDAQDRLAREREDILCSGGVRSAKLFTGKEIKKATHNFSRDRLLGAGGYGEVYFGILDDGTEVAVKCAKLGNTKGTDQVLNEVRILCQVNHKSLVRILGCCVELEQPLLVYEYIPNGTLSDHLHLQRKLLTWDRRLSIAHATAEGLAYLHFSAVPPIYHRDVKSSNILLDEKLNAKVADFGLSRLAHTDLSHVSTCAQGTLGYLDPEYYRNYQLTDKSDVYSFGVVLLELLTSQKAIDFDRAQDDVNLAVYVQRLVEEEKIMDAVDPALKERASSVELETMKALGFLAVSCLEEKRQRRPSMKEVAEEIEYIITINTAKPME; the protein is encoded by the exons ATGGCATCCTCTTCCATTTCCACCCTGGTGCTCCTCATGCTGCTACACACAGTCCCTGCAGCACTCAGTGCTCGTCGGTGTGCAGATTGCGGATCTTCTCCTGTCCCCTACCCACTCAGTACTGGCCCCGACTGCGGCGACCAATTGTACAAAATACGTTGTAATAGCAGGCAACTCATTTTTGATAGTCTCAACAATTCCTACCCCATCTCTTCAATTTCTCCTGAGTCACAACGACTCATTATCCAACCATCACCTTTCGTGTCAAACACCTCGTGTGTAACACAGGACATTTCCACAGTTGGCGTTCAGCTCAATTCATCTCTCCCCTTCAATATCACCGGCAGCAACACGATCATTTACTTAAACTGTTCGAAGGAGTTGCTTCGGTCTCCGTTAAACTGCTCATCAACGAGCTTATGTCACACCTACTTGAATTCAACTTCAGAGATTGGCGCTGGAGCGTGTAGGAACGCGCCAATTTGCTGTACTTTTAGGGCAGGTGGATCGTCAACGTCGCATATGATTCGGGTTAGGGAATCGGGTTGTCGCGCTTATAGGAGTTTTGTGAATTTGGATTGGGAGTTACCGGTTCGGAGATGGCCGCAAACTGGAATGGAATTGCAGTGGGTTTCACCACCGGAACCGGTTTGTACGGGTCAGGGTGATTGTGATTCGGATTCGACGTGTAGACCCGACCCGAATGGGAGTGGAGTTAGCAGGTGTTTCTGTCATTCTGGGTTTCATTGGAATCCTGTTGCCGCGTTATGTGCTCAAG ATGTGACATGCCAAGATCGTGATGGTTGTGGTAGCGACCACACTGCACTAATAGCAG GTTTGACATCAGGTTTGGGTGTGGCAGTGATTGCTGCTGTAATTGGGATTTTTGTGTACAGACGTCACAAGCGAATTAAGGATGCACAAGATCGACTAGCTCGTGAACGGGAAGATATTCTTTGCTCAGGTGGTGTAAGATCTGCGAAGCTGTTTACAGGCAAAGAAATCAAGAAAGCAACGCACAATTTCTCTAGGGACCGCCTTCTTGGTGCTGGGGGTTATGGTGAAGTTTACTTTGGTATACTTGATGATGGTACCGAGGTTGCTGTTAAGTGTGCCAAGCTAGGGAATACTAAAGGCACTGATCAAGTTCTCAATGAGGTGAGAATACTCTGTCAGGTTAACCACAAGAGCCTCGTACGCATTCTAGGTTGTTGTGTTGAGCTTGAACAACCATTGCTTGTTTATGAGTATATCCCTAATGGAACGCTTAGTGATCATTTGCATTTGCAACGCAAACTTCTAACATGGGATCGCCGGCTCAGCATTGCCCATGCAACTGCAGAGGGACTTGCTTACTTGCATTTCTCTGCAGTTCCTCCCATTTACCATCGAGATGTCAAGTCTAGTAACATTTTGCTCGATGAGAAATTGAATGCTAAGGTCGCAGACTTTGGTCTTTCACGGTTGGCTCACACAGATCTGAGTCATGTGTCCACTTGTGCTCAGGGTACACTTGGTTATCTTGACCCTGAGTATTACAGGAACTACCAATTGACTGACAAGAGTGATGTGTACAGTTTTGGGGTTGTGTTGTTGGAACTCTTGACATCCCAAAAGGCCATAGACTTTGATCGAGCACAGGATGATGTGAACTTGGCTGTATACGTGCAAAGGTTggtagaagaagagaaaataatggaTGCTGTTGATCCTGCACTAAAGGAGCGAGCAAGTAGCGTGGAGTTGGAGACAATGAAGGCACTCGGTTTCCTGGCTGTCAGTTGCTTGGAGGAAAAAAGACAGAGAAGGCCTTCCATGAAAGAAGTAGCCGAGGAGATTGAGTACATAATCACTATTAATACTGCAAAACCAATGGAATGA